GAACGAGAATCAATGCTAGACTTGAGGCAAACTTTGCTCCTTAATAATTTCTCCAAATTATCTTTCGTAATGAAGAGAGTTAATTGGCGAATGTCTGCGACTCTGTTGATTTCAGAATCATTGGTGGATCTTAATAGGTAACAATTATGGCCATTTCACTGTATCACGATACATGGAccagttttcttttcatataGTTTGCCAGAAGTTCTTTTCGCATAAGAAGATTGTCGATGATTGGCCATTAAAAGCCAGTTGCCTTTCTGAAAACATTTTGGGTCAGGATGACTTTTATTGAAAGTGTATTCTTCTTCGATTTTCTTTAATCTTCTTTCAACGCGGATAAAAGTTTCCATTACTTGGTGTGgagtatagacactggacctgcggaataagacaaccaactgcaggccaaGGGGAATGGAAACGGTGAAGAAAAGttgtgtaacgccaatttattccgctgggtgctcttggcagcgctgcacttcaatttttcaggcaacagggaaaaggaaGGGTTGTGTAGTCTGCGAGGTACtcctgactgcgcgcgcagccaggagtACCTCGCAGACTACACAACCCttccttttccctgttgcctgaaaaattgaagtgcagcgctgccaagagcacccagcgggataaattggcgttacacaggatattttgccaagatggctgccagttggttgtcttatagacgcaggtccagtgtctatagtgtGGAGACACACGCGTTATAAttctacttatttcaaaaaaaggggaaaGCCAACCAATTAAAACTAATTCAAGCAATTCACCATCACAACTACAAAGTTTTCACTTACATGTAGTGATATacctcatttaaaaattgtattactTTCTCTTTCTCcctaaaaaattgctgaaaaatttagaatcacTCAAAGCCAGTAGTTGATGTGCAGGTAGGGCATTGAATTGAATGATTTACATAGGTTCACTTTGCTGAAATGACGTCATCGTCGTGATTGTGAGGTCATTTCCGATCAGCGAAATCAGGAAAACATCCTCCACAAAACTGAAGAAACTTGTTCCAATTGCAGCTTCTTATTCTTTCCAAAGATTATAAAGAATTATAAAATCAACAATATTCAGTGACAATAACATTTTATTCAAACTATAAACTAGGTAAAATGAGGCACGTTTCCAGAGGAACAGTATTGCAACTTGTAAGCGATAACTTTTCAGCTGGTCTTCAGTTCTTATCGTGATAGTTAATTGCATTTCAGTGAAAGATCTTTACAAGGATAATAAGTCAGGTCGCAGTCCTGGGCGTAGCTCATTATATGATGTGCATCTTTACCCTTACCAAAAGCCCAGAAGTTATCGTTTGTCCAATAACAAAAGAGTACATTCGTaatacttttcaaaactttagtTCCTTTAGAATCTTTCAGACTAACTTTTCCCGAGCCGCAATGTGGAAATCCTTCGTAAAAACATGCTTGACCGTCTGTGGCTCCTATCGCTACACCGATCTTATTGCATTCAGCCTCCATAGTCTGTTTAGATCCGCAGTATGATGAAGGGTCAtacctgaaaaaaacaaaattctcaaGGTTAGAGCTAGAGGCCGctcagtaattttttcaaatcatttgatATCTAGGTTTGGGTTTGGGTCAATTCGTTCATATTTATTTTCTCATAGATAATAAAATCGAACTAAAATCGCTTTTGTGGAGAAATCATTGAAATTGGACCTCATTATGTCAAAATTATACTTACCAATTTTCAGCATTGTTAGGGCATTTAAtcttcctcaattttttagttgaaaaactTCTTGGAATTAAATCACTCGGCTGTAGAaggcgaaaaaattcaaagtattcAAAATTGCAGCCACCCTAACCTTCCTGTTCGAATACTAGCTTCTTAAATACCCAGTCAACGTTTGTGGATTAATTTTGTGGATAATTATTTAGAATATTTCAGAGCataatagattttttgaaaaaccaaggTACCTAGGTAGATATTCTAGGAGATGTCtctgaacaaaatgaaaatgaggtTTTTGATAAAAGAATAGATGATATCTTACCCGGCAAAAGCATTATATTGCTCTTCAGTTAATTTCATGTCACACACGGCAGATGTACGTAGGAAAAAGCACGAAAACATCAAGCATACGCTGATAACTTTCACTACCATCTTAAATTCttgattaataaaataaaatttgtggtTTACAGAGATGAGTTGCAAATTGTCCAGTTTAAGTGTGAATTTCACCACGACAGCGttttcagaaatgagaaaaCTACGATcgatctgtgattttttttcattatataaTCGTTTTTCCATCATATATTTGTGGTAATACTTTTCAATTGGAAACTATAGGTGGAAACTACAGCGTGCTGTGACAGTAGTTTGTTTTCATAGCTGCTGAAGCTGTCATAAAAATTCATGTAAATTGCGTATAATCTAAAAAATACGCAAAAcgagtatttgtttttttttgctaagcctttgataatttttcttttttatttgtgCGGTTGCGTGTTAATTTATCCAGAATGGCATTCAGCATTGAAAAATGGTCagaatttattgaatttattcgACTTTCAGAATTTCCCCGAGGTCGATATCGACGTTCGAGTCACATATTgcattttcagtgaaatttgtAACACATACCTACTCATACATTATGTTGGTATATAAAAAGACCAGATGTGTTTCGATAATTTGTGGAAAGCCATCAACAATTGGCGAAATCGGAGTAAACGTTGCCTCTTGCCACAAGAGATAGCATTATTCTACATTTTGTCACATCCTGGCATTCCTGATTGTTTCCTACCTATGTTACCTGGATTCTTACAAGTAGAGttgatatgaaaatttgttgtaCAAGGCTATTTCACTGGAAAGAACACTGAACACCCCTCCCCCTAAATATGATGTCCTGCTCTTTTGCATAATTTTCTTGTTATTTTGCTGGTGACATAAAAgataaattatcaaattcagaaaaaaaaccatttagTGGGCCCTAAGGTAGGgagagtttttttcaaaaagattgtaaaatttgattcttcaaacgttttttatcaattttgaattttataggcgaaaaaatgtgaattttgatcaTGAAGCTTCATGACATTCTAAAGTCCACAATGTGGCAGTTTTGATGAACACAGAAATcacagaatttattttttactattttttcatcCACAGATTTTCTATTTGATCTCCATCTACGTTATTTTCACTGTAAAAATGAGTATCTTCATTACAGTGAATCACggggaaaaaaattctggagtattttgaccaaattcattgAAAACCTTCAACCTGAGTTGTaagtcattcagaaaaattttcaagttccaaaGGTGCCTGGGGAGAGAAGGTATGTGCTGGATTTTCAtggggtttggtttattttactcagaaaacattcaaaagcgagggtatgtcgagatatttttgatttatgtcattttgtggccgTCATTGagaattgaatggaggtactaTTGATGTTCAGATCTCTGTTGGGaaagctaaattagaaaatatggctacataccctcgctttcaatgataaaatattagcattggtgaaaaaaaattgaaagaattttgaaaattcactgagAAATCCCCGTCCAAAGTTCTGATGGGAGGGGGTCGCGGGACATAAatacgactaaattcgttcattCGATTACACGCAATCTTATGAACAAacaatgaaaataacgaacaaatcggcttcatatttcgAACGGGTAGAGAATACCCTCAATCCTGTTAGCTCACGACTCTTGGGTCAGGTAGTTATTAGTTAATTTGGCTACTTAGCCAAAGGAATACATTGACCACGCCTATTGTTCCCTAATTGGTATAGGGTTAAGATTTGCGTATGTATTGGTAGTGGCTTTAAGGCATAAATGTATACTTCCTACTCTTACAGTCAGTTTGAAACGATGCAagattatatgtacatattaacaAAGTATCCACTCTCGTGCATCAGTTGCATATGCAGGATGGTACCATTACAGATTCTAAGCATATTCATTACTTGAAGAATGGATTGGCTGAAGATCATTTAGAAGCACGTTCAACAATCTGAGCAGCATTACAGACTGGTGAAGTCTATGTCAAAGATATTGAGAGTATTATACTTGAAGAAAAGAAGCTAATTGTTCAGAAAGCAGTGCTTGTAACAAAAGTGTCAAGAGTCTGGTTCCAGTCAGATCAAAGCGGTGATGGTGGCGGCAACGGTTCCACCTACGAAAGGTCCTATCCGCTACAGGTGTCAGGGGAGCAGACTTTTGGCAAAGTATTGTACGTATGACATATGACAAAGATCAGCCTAAATGCAATAAATGCGGCAAGTATGGCCATGAAGAGGCTAAGTATCAAGTTCTGAAACGGATAGGTAAAGGGAAACCAACGTTTCTTAGTATAATTATACAAGGCTTGTTGAGTTGAATCGTTATCAGTATATTTGTGATgttattttcaacatgtttatTCATCTTGTACCCAGTAGTGTAACTTGACATCCCttctgggggaggggggttgaaatcAAGATACAAGATATGAGGCTGATCGAATTCATGctattgtgggggggggggggggtctatcATGTCATTTTGCTgtcaaaaatcgtgatttttccaGCTAAATAGGTATACCAGTGGAGATTTTTGgacataaaaaatcaaaattttaattttctgaaaactcttcaaaaagaatgattaatttattgaaaaaaaggtaaaattacAGTTTGATCTAAGcgagagcgaaattttttgaaaaaaattggtttaaaaaacgaaaaaccgaCCATTTTTGTATGGTTTTGAACAGTTAGTGGCTCTGTCTCAAATAGTTTGGGTACCACGAGTATTTCAGGaatttccattgaaatttttgaattcacatcAATTatattgaaagaattttttttatctcaatatttttcaaattcaaccgcagatttttttgaaaatttataattcaaaaagtacatAGAACGTCTATTCTAAtttaagaattcgatttttccaatctcaactgtttaaaaattttatcaatggtttcttgaaattttaagcaggaatgaagagaatcaaattggcccgagtgaagcgagggcaaaagcttttgaaaatttgtagtttcaagaagaaaaacagtagtaattttgatgtgaatggttagtttgagaaatagaaaagaaaacacCCCCGGCCCCTGCAAATGCTGAAGAAACTCGTTCCAATTTCAGCTTCTTACTGTCTCCGAAGATTATTGTAaagaattataaaattgacAATTAAATATTCAGCGATAATAACATTTTATTCAAACTACATatataaatattgaaatgaGGCATGCCTGCAGAGGAACAGTATTGCTACTTGTTGAACGATAAATTTTCAGCTGGTCTTCAGTTCATTGCTAATTGCCTTACACGGGAAGATCTTCACATGGGTAATAAGTCTGGTCGGAATCCTGATCGTACCTCATCATATGATGCGGATTTTTACCCTTACCCATAGCGTACTGATTATTGTTTGTCCAATAACAAAAGAGTACATTCGTTATATCTTTTAAAACTTTATCTCCTTTAGAATCTTTCAGACTAACTTTTCCCGAGCTGCAATGTGGATATCCTTCTAAAAAACATGTTTGACCGTCTGTGGCTCCTACCGCGATACCGAGCTTATTGCATTCTGCCTCCATAGTTTGTTTAGTTTTGCAGTATGTTGAAGGGTCCGACCTGGAAAACAATTCTCAAGGTTAAGGTTGAAGGTAGctcaataactttttttcatcattcgatTTTAGTTTTGAGTCAAATTATTTCATATTCCTTCTGCCGCATGTCATCAAATCGTACTAAAATCGTTTTTGTGGAGAAATCAGGGAAAATGGAGCTCATTATGTCAGAATTGTTCTTTGAAGTTTTATCGTAACGTATTTCCTACATGTGGGCTCAAAGAGCCAGTAGGTACTATTCCGAAATGTCCTTAATGTACTGAAATACCTGTTTTCAGCATTTTCGGGGCGTTCAATcattcctaaattttttaattcaaatattcaaaattacagCCATCCCAACCTCCCTGCTCGAGTGCTAGCTTCTTAAACACCTAGCCCAAGCTTGTGGATTAATTTTGCAAGTAATcattaattattgaaaagttgaaaaaattcgcatagaaaattggaaaatttattgataaaatagtAAGTATAATTTCTTACCCGGCAAAAGCGTTATATTCCTCTTCAGTTAATTTCATGTCACACGAAAACATCAGGTATACGCTGATAACTTTCACTGCCATCTTgagcaataaaataaaatttgggttTTGCACAGATAGGTAGGTTGCAAATAATGATCTGTCTCTCTCTACGTGTAATTTTCACCGCGACAGCGTTTTCAGAAAACTACGATTcagctgtgtttttttttcattataaataatCGTTTTTCCATCATGTATTTGTGGTAATAATTACTTTTCAATTGAAAACTACAACGTACAGTGACAGTAGTTTGTTTTCATAGCTGCTGAAGCTgtcatacgagtacctacgaatTCACATAAATGgtgtaaaatctaaaaaatatgcaaaacgAGTATTTGTTTTTATGCTGagctttttgattatttttcttttttatttgtgCGGTTGTACGTTAATTCATCCAGAATGGCATTCAGTATTGAAAAATGATGGGGATTGAATTTATTCGACTTTCAGAATTTGCCCCGAGGTCGATATGGACTCGCGAGTCGTAAATTTCGTTTTCGACGAAATTCACTATCGAAAAGACCAGATGTTTTTGGATAATTTGTGGATAGTCATCAGCGCAGTTGGCGAAATCAgaataaacaatatttttgaaacgttttaaaTTCACCATTGGCCGAATTGAAAAGTGCTTGTTTTGgggaaacattcattttttgcctgtcttctatttttttgagaactctcagactttgaaagtttttacTAAATTTGGCCCAAGacctctaaattttgaaaattcctaacgAGGGAATGTGCAATTAAACTCTTTCTTCGATCAGAACGAAACCAAGATGGATCGAAAGAATATTCCTTAAAATTTttgtagccaaaatttcaggtgctaaagttcatttttgaatttctagtgaattttaggaagttcaaaaattaaaaaaaactgtttgaagggtgattttcaaactttttcaataaatatagATTTTTTGAGCAAACTGAACCTAAGTATGTGAATTGTAATTCCTTCAATCCAACTACTAGTTTTAGgccaatttggagcctccagcgatttttcaattctctccaaaaatttcaagcgtgaaaaaaaatctttgaaaaaaaataaaccctcGCTTCCCCCCAGTTTTAAAAGAAACTGTTCAGCTGTTCGAGATTCTTTTATGTAGACTTTATTGTGATGAAGTTAACAAATTTCCTTCCAGAGAGTCTATTCAACTCaccactctccgatttgaatgataCCAAATCTAGAGCTTATTCGAAAAAGGAGTTGTTTTTTGAGAGTTTAACAAAGATCAATAATACCTTGATGCAGTTATATTATTTAAATACAGAAGTTTGAATATATACTTAAACTGAAATTACTATAGGTAGGTCTGTAcaagaaaaaacattatttactaacaataaattttcaattgcatCTTTTAGTTGGATCCTTGTACTCGAAATCTTTACAAGGATAACAATTGCCTTTTGAATCAGTATCAAAAAgcatgaaatgatttttctcttGACCCTTGCCAGCAACTAGATAATTCCCTACGGTCCACTTGCAAGCGAGTACTTTGagatttttacgaattttgtgTCCATCGCATTTTGATAACATTATATGAGAATCGACGCATTGTGGATAACCCTGTTGTGTTGGTAGGTTTTTTCCTTCTGTCCAGTTTGTGATTTTATTTAGCTTATCACATTCTTCGTTCATAGCTTGCGTGCTACCACAATGTTGTGTAGGATCTaccctataaaaaaaaattacggaaATAGATCAGTTTCTTTTCGTCTCTCAACATTATCAAGACGTATTCGGTTAATGATTCATTTAAGAGAATCAtttatgaacgaattgattaattttttgaaagaatcattcgcgaacgaacagattcatttttagcgaatcattcgccaacgagttgatcaattctttaatttatgaatcaaatatcaattcattcgtgaagaagtcactcatacaaatcaattcgtttgcgaatgattcaccaaaaattattcaattcgttcgtgaatgatttactaaaaattaagtaaatcaatttattcgttcgcgaacgagtcacttatacgaatcaattcgttcgcgaacgagtcacttatacgaatcaattcgttcgcgaaagattcaccaaaagttattgaattcgttcgcgagtgattttacataaaaattcaattcgttcgcgaatgattcaccaaaaataattcaattcctTCGCAAATCACGCAaaagattttacaaaaaaaatgtaattcgttcacgaatgattcaccaaaaattatccgatTCGTTTGCggataattcatcaaaaattattcaattcgttcgtgaatgattcaccaaaaattaggtaaatgaatttattcgttcgcgaatgagtcacttatacgaatcaattcgtttgcgaatgatttaccgaaaattgagtaaatgaatttattcgttcgcgaacgagtcacttatacgaatcaattcgttcgcgaataattcaccaaaaattattgaattcattcgcgaatgattttacaaaaaaattcaattcattcgcgaatgattcacaaaaaattatccgattcgtttgcgaataattcatcaaaaattattcaactcgttcgtgaacgatttaccaaaaatcatgcaaatgaattgatttgtttgcgaacgagtcacttatacgaatcaattcgttcgcgaatgattcaccaaaaataatttaattcgttcgcgaatgattttacaaaaaaaaaaacaattcctTCGCAAAtgactttacaaaaaaaatttaattcgttcgcgaatgattcaccaaaaattattcgattcgttcgcgaataatttatcgagaattattcaattcgttcgtgaatgattcaccaaaaattaagtaaatgaattgattcgttcgcgaacgagtcacttttacgaatcaattcgttcgcgaatgattcaccgaaaataattcaattcggtcgcgaatgattcacaaaaaaattcaattcggtcgcgaaagattcaccaaaaatgatctgatttgtttgcgaatgatttaccaaaaattgagtaaatgaattgatttgttcgcgaatgattcactttaaaaattttcaatttgttcgcgaatgatttaccaacaattattcattcgttcgggaatgattcactaaagattgaatattttgttcgcgaatgattcacctagaaaccaaaatcaattaatttgttcaaccaccaatcggttgtgaatgattcgattcgatttgattcacttcacttgaaaacagatcaattcctatacaatagtttcacaaaagaaaaaccgaatcaatcgtacattaattgatccgtttgcgaatgattcaccaagaaatcaatcaatttattcaatcaacAATCGTTCGTAACCGATTCGATTCGAATTTAAGCAGatcaattattataaaaatgttttaaaaaaagtgaatcaatttgttcggaaaaaattgttgtttgaaaatgaatcggtcttctcacgcattcgcatgagtgtttttttctgaaattttccgatttcgaatgacatttttcatcaaaatttatacatactcgtacttaggTACTCAATATGTATCGTAATGTATTTTACtaatctacccccccccctttcgtGATTATTCAAACTCACATAAACTTTCTGAAAACGTATAGTcgcttattcaattttttaacagtgatatcgtcgaaaaaaatgaccggctcattaaagttacttttggaaaaataagaACGAAGATAGGTACGCTATACACGTGGACGCATCTTACCCGTCAAAATGACTGTAATCCTCTTCAGTTAATTTCAAATCACATGTAGCCGATATGCCTAGGAAAAGGCACGAAAACATCAAGTACACGCTGATAACTTTTGCTGTCATCTTGAACTTGAATGTaataaaacgaattttgaattttaaagaaatgagCTGCGAAATGATTAATTTGATTTGACTAGGATGTCCACTCTTGATTTACACtacgaaaatgttttcagaaaaCTGTAATTCGGCTGTGTTTTTCCCTCATTATATAATCGTTTTCCtgacatacctactcgtatgttatAGCAATAATAATTTGTCAAATGAAAACTAAAGCACCTGGTGGTTATGGTAGATAATTTGTTTTTGCAGCTGCTGAAGTTGTCATAAAAATTTACGCAAATGGcgtaaaatctgaaaaatatgtacaacggatatttttttgtttgctaaagtatttgttgatttttattttttattggcaCAGTTACATGCAATGGCATAAACCTATAGCTTTGAAAATGGTCAGGGTTGAATCGATTTGACTTTCGGAATTTTCCTGAGGTCGTACGTTATCGATTTTTAAgtgataaattgatttttcagcgAAGTAATAAAAAAGACCAGATGTGTTTTGATAATTTGTGGATAGTAGTCAGTTGGTCTCCGACCACAATAGTTACGTGAAGTGCGAATAAACAAGATTTACAAAAACATCCATATCTATCATTTAGCCAAATTgcaatttgtttgttttgtggaaataatttttttgttttgaatatcATGCATATTCACTCGAGACGCGTGCAGATTTATGTTCTGAGAACGTACTGTATGGTAGGActtgtttttattctttttcaaatacctacaggATCATTAACGTTTCGGCGGTATGGTTACAAAGCCCTGCCTTTTACCAACAAGACTTGTtgaagtttcgctttttgccaaaaatagaagaaaaatcaggttttgtgtaaaaattaccaaaatagtctcgtttcttgcaaaaaaactaTCGCTTTTTCGCACAATGTTCCAAAAAGttctatcgaaaaaaaaatacacaaaagtccatattttttgtctaaaaatgccaaaagtcttcaaaagtatttacatattttttataccaacaaatttttaaaaaactcgctttttcaacaaaaattgcgaacAGAACCTATCATGTACTTATAATTTGTTGCctttaatttcgaaaaagacctgctttttgctgaaattatcaaaGGCTTTTTATAAAACAAGATTTGACTAAAATCTTGCAgtttagcaaaattttaaagtctcgtttttttgtaCTAAAGTTGCCAAACAACTCGctttgttgacaaaaattgcgaaaaagtgtaatttttttaacaataagTAGCTCCttaaaatttcgacttttattactaaaattgtcaatttcgtgctttctggccaaaaattctcgctttttagcaaattttctaaagatgttcattttttcctcaaaaaatttagtGTCAAGTACCCAAAATtgtctggtttttttttgccagtaattcTCAATTTGAAAAGGCTCACTTTTTGCTAAAAGTTGTCCCAAAGCtttgcttttttatttgaaatcaccaaacccatttttttgacaaaattgcaaaaactttcACGgttgccaaaaatggtcgaagtctcgtttttttttttttttttatcaaaaagtagcTTCAGTTCATAACGTTCTgcgtttttttgtttatttatgtgggggggggggattcttTATGCATTGTATCTCGTcttgtgtaaaaatttccaaataac
This region of Planococcus citri chromosome 5, ihPlaCitr1.1, whole genome shotgun sequence genomic DNA includes:
- the LOC135847081 gene encoding uncharacterized protein LOC135847081; this translates as MAVKVISVYLMFSCDMKLTEEEYNAFAGSDPSTYCKTKQTMEAECNKLGIAVGATDGQTCFLEGYPHCSSGKVSLKDSKGDKVLKDITNVLFCYWTNNNQYAMGKGKNPHHMMRYDQDSDQTYYPCEDLPV